In a genomic window of Methanoregula sp. UBA64:
- a CDS encoding GTP-binding protein, which translates to MISTGMYGIDDMLGGGIPDGSRVLYSLDPGVDGQLFMISTLYEALEQKKTCLVIIPHTTVEAFLHEVEHLRGHKIRPEEQGITFLDSSDRERIRRQAGKGGQMVNAWQEQIKKICTEKKIEVLFGYFDVLYEDLGLENGLSLLSSACCTKKSTVIVEHLNLDGDASLDLPEVRRAFDLILAIKASFQPLPHFNYFTILYTSWSTQLRRSVPFQVKSGHIVPYIPKIVVTGPPNSGKSRFVLNATALGVSVDRVGCDGPTVTTAMDFGWLHWQDFDITLYGTPGQPRFDAMLPGVLRNAMGAVLLVDATDREQLPRAKQLFKTIAKLHLPLIVAATKKDIPGVMGEDEIRTGLGIGKDVPVFPISALQKNDVRDVLECLVASITRIIS; encoded by the coding sequence ATGATATCTACGGGAATGTACGGGATCGACGATATGCTGGGCGGGGGAATCCCTGACGGCAGCCGGGTGCTTTACAGCCTCGACCCGGGAGTCGACGGCCAGCTCTTTATGATCTCGACGCTGTACGAGGCGCTCGAACAGAAGAAAACCTGCCTGGTGATCATCCCGCATACGACCGTGGAAGCGTTCCTGCACGAGGTGGAGCATCTCCGGGGCCACAAGATCCGGCCCGAAGAACAGGGCATTACCTTCCTCGACAGCTCCGACCGGGAACGGATCCGGCGGCAGGCAGGAAAGGGCGGCCAGATGGTAAATGCCTGGCAGGAACAAATAAAGAAGATCTGTACCGAGAAGAAGATCGAGGTGCTCTTCGGGTACTTCGATGTTCTCTACGAGGACCTGGGACTCGAAAACGGGCTGTCCCTGCTCTCGTCGGCCTGCTGCACGAAAAAGTCCACCGTGATCGTGGAACACCTCAACCTCGACGGGGACGCGTCCCTCGATCTCCCGGAGGTCCGTCGGGCATTCGATCTCATCCTTGCCATCAAGGCGTCGTTCCAGCCCCTGCCGCATTTCAACTACTTTACCATCCTCTACACCTCGTGGTCGACCCAGCTCCGGCGTTCGGTGCCGTTCCAGGTGAAAAGCGGCCATATCGTCCCCTACATCCCCAAGATCGTGGTGACCGGCCCGCCGAACTCGGGGAAGTCCCGGTTCGTCCTGAACGCAACGGCACTGGGGGTATCGGTGGACCGCGTGGGCTGTGACGGCCCCACCGTCACGACCGCCATGGACTTTGGCTGGCTGCACTGGCAGGACTTCGACATTACGCTCTACGGCACCCCGGGCCAGCCCCGGTTCGATGCAATGCTCCCCGGGGTGTTGCGGAACGCGATGGGCGCGGTCCTTTTGGTGGACGCAACCGACCGCGAACAGCTCCCCCGGGCAAAGCAGCTCTTTAAAACCATTGCAAAGCTGCACCTGCCGCTCATTGTGGCCGCCACAAAGAAGGATATCCCGGGGGTTATGGGCGAGGACGAGATCCGCACCGGTCTTGGGATCGGAAAGGACGTGCCGGTCTTTCCGATCTCGGCCCTGCAGAAGAACGATGTGCGGGACGTTCTTGAATGCCTGGTGGCCTCCATCACCCGGATCATCAGCTGA
- a CDS encoding bifunctional nuclease family protein: MAEPVRCEVKGVFVVMSNAATVPAVILADGAGRQLPIFVGLWEAVSINSAQNGEVLPRPQAHDLLLCALERYGIAVKGLRIDSLEDNVYYAQLDLSRDGKDESLDCRPSDGIAVALRAHAPISVTEEVLAAAETGDTVADMVDLSTFLCS, from the coding sequence ATGGCAGAACCGGTAAGGTGCGAGGTAAAAGGGGTTTTTGTCGTGATGAGCAATGCTGCCACCGTCCCTGCCGTGATACTGGCGGACGGGGCGGGCCGCCAGCTCCCGATCTTTGTCGGCCTCTGGGAGGCGGTATCGATCAACAGCGCCCAGAACGGCGAAGTGCTGCCCCGGCCCCAGGCCCACGACCTGCTCCTTTGTGCCCTGGAACGCTACGGGATCGCGGTAAAAGGGCTCCGGATCGACAGCCTGGAAGACAATGTCTATTACGCGCAGCTGGATTTATCAAGAGATGGAAAAGACGAGAGCCTCGACTGCCGGCCGAGCGACGGGATCGCGGTGGCGCTCCGCGCACACGCCCCGATCTCCGTTACCGAAGAGGTGCTTGCAGCCGCGGAAACGGGAGATACGGTCGCCGATATGGTCGATCTCTCCACGTTTCTCTGCAGCTGA
- a CDS encoding DUF357 domain-containing protein, translated as MLIGECGTLLKAGLSGSAIVPPKDTPLGALGATIKGMVQAYADDGAVFAQKGDPINALASYYYGFGWLHFGMAYGLLAHAGEQSACPFTAPTEKIPPSLTGRLTEKTGRYLRLLDTACSSVARAPDKETAAGAFADRVLCAGTCYARHGSFLVARGEREEALASFSYGHGWIDAGVRAGLFAVTANREIFTI; from the coding sequence ATGCTGATCGGGGAGTGCGGGACGCTCTTAAAGGCCGGGCTGAGCGGTTCGGCCATCGTGCCGCCAAAGGACACTCCGCTCGGGGCGCTGGGGGCTACGATCAAGGGGATGGTTCAGGCCTATGCGGATGACGGGGCAGTGTTTGCACAAAAAGGCGATCCCATCAATGCCCTTGCCTCGTACTATTACGGGTTTGGCTGGCTCCACTTCGGGATGGCATACGGCCTGCTTGCCCATGCGGGGGAGCAGTCGGCCTGCCCGTTTACCGCTCCGACCGAGAAGATCCCGCCGTCCCTTACCGGCCGGCTTACCGAGAAGACAGGACGGTACCTCCGGCTGCTCGATACTGCCTGTTCTTCGGTAGCGCGGGCACCGGATAAGGAGACCGCAGCCGGCGCCTTTGCAGACCGGGTCCTCTGCGCCGGCACCTGCTATGCCCGCCACGGCAGTTTCCTCGTTGCACGGGGTGAACGGGAGGAGGCCCTTGCCTCGTTCAGCTACGGGCACGGGTGGATCGATGCCGGCGTGCGTGCGGGCCTGTTTGCCGTCACTGCCAACCGCGAGATCTTCACGATCTAA
- the dph5 gene encoding diphthine synthase: MLTFIGLGLFDKEDVSEKGLRIIRSADVVFLEGYTSKLMGTAKEELEAFYGHPVRVLMRADVEQHPGELLDCAAHGNAVFLCAGDPMVSTTHADLRIRAAERGIPTAIVHGASIVSAVCGLSGLQNYRFGKSCSVPFPQAHWNPTSPLDVICENQGQRLHTLVYLDIQDTRYMTVNEAVGLLEGMAERKGVTIPLYVGIARAGSASPVVRAGPAGTIAKTDFGPPLHILIVPGELHDMERQYLERFAGLC; the protein is encoded by the coding sequence ATGCTCACCTTTATCGGCCTTGGCCTGTTCGACAAGGAAGACGTTTCGGAGAAGGGCCTGCGTATCATCCGCAGTGCGGACGTGGTCTTTCTCGAAGGCTACACGTCAAAGCTCATGGGAACGGCAAAAGAAGAGCTCGAAGCATTCTACGGGCATCCGGTCCGCGTGCTCATGCGTGCCGATGTGGAGCAGCACCCGGGCGAGCTGCTCGACTGCGCTGCACACGGGAACGCCGTCTTTTTATGTGCCGGCGACCCGATGGTCTCGACAACCCATGCCGATCTCCGGATCCGGGCAGCGGAACGGGGCATCCCGACGGCCATCGTCCACGGCGCCTCGATCGTGAGCGCGGTCTGCGGGTTATCGGGGCTCCAGAACTACCGGTTCGGGAAGTCCTGTTCGGTGCCGTTCCCTCAAGCCCACTGGAACCCGACCTCGCCGCTCGACGTGATCTGCGAGAACCAGGGCCAGCGGCTGCACACGCTGGTGTACCTCGATATCCAGGATACCCGGTACATGACCGTCAACGAAGCGGTCGGCCTGCTCGAAGGAATGGCAGAGAGAAAAGGGGTAACCATCCCGCTCTACGTGGGGATTGCCCGGGCCGGGTCCGCAAGCCCTGTTGTCAGGGCCGGCCCTGCCGGTACGATTGCAAAAACAGATTTCGGCCCGCCTCTGCATATCCTCATCGTTCCCGGGGAACTGCACGACATGGAGCGGCAGTACCTGGAGAGGTTTGCCGGCCTATGCTGA
- a CDS encoding NusA-like transcription termination signal-binding factor, protein MERNIGFKERRYIEELRILTRSTALDCVIDDRFDRVIYVIRQGDMGLAIGKKGENIKRLQNVLGRRIEMVEYAEDPVAFITNIFKPAEVTGVERGADGGPVNVLVNKKSDLGIAIGKAGCNIEKARILCRRFCAIEIGEVLLQEAPQEETA, encoded by the coding sequence ATGGAGCGCAATATCGGTTTTAAGGAGCGAAGGTACATCGAAGAGCTCCGGATCCTCACCCGTTCGACCGCACTGGACTGCGTGATCGACGACCGGTTCGACCGGGTGATCTACGTGATCCGGCAGGGAGACATGGGCCTTGCCATCGGGAAAAAGGGCGAGAACATAAAACGGCTCCAGAACGTGCTGGGCCGGCGCATCGAGATGGTGGAATACGCCGAGGATCCGGTGGCGTTTATCACCAACATCTTCAAGCCGGCCGAGGTCACGGGGGTCGAGCGGGGCGCAGATGGCGGCCCGGTCAATGTTCTGGTGAACAAGAAAAGCGATCTCGGGATTGCAATCGGCAAAGCCGGGTGCAATATCGAAAAGGCGCGCATCCTCTGCCGCCGGTTCTGCGCCATCGAGATCGGGGAAGTCCTCTTACAAGAGGCACCACAGGAGGAGACAGCATGA
- a CDS encoding lysylphosphatidylglycerol synthase transmembrane domain-containing protein has product MERSQRKWLYISVAFSLVVLVIILFFTINANTIQYLKKVNPWFLLLAFLTHILTMCFWAMRVKKMSGSLGYPIKFFYSLNLVFANLLAAAVTPAQAGGEPVRVHELYKAKVPLGDATAIVLMERVLDGVALAGLAAFAMFALTEQWKSLGAISEVMVFITWIFVAGCLVLFYLAIRRPDVMKRMADKAARFFTRKWEPAKVTALLERIEKEIANFHAAVLKFVRTAKGGLAWGMVFTLLYWVSEIVTASLILMGLGQPPLFFESFVIQLILAILMMLPLTPGSSGIAEVGATSMYALFLPSAIVGVFVVLWRVVLYYFNIALGVMSSLIIVRRESAKP; this is encoded by the coding sequence ATGGAACGATCGCAGAGGAAATGGCTGTACATATCCGTTGCATTCTCGCTCGTGGTTCTTGTCATCATCCTGTTCTTCACCATCAACGCAAACACGATCCAGTACCTCAAAAAAGTCAACCCCTGGTTTTTGCTCCTTGCGTTCCTCACCCATATCCTGACCATGTGCTTCTGGGCGATGCGGGTGAAGAAGATGTCCGGATCGCTTGGCTACCCGATCAAGTTCTTCTATTCCTTAAACCTCGTTTTTGCAAACCTCCTTGCCGCAGCGGTCACCCCGGCCCAGGCCGGCGGGGAACCGGTCCGGGTGCACGAACTCTACAAGGCAAAGGTCCCGCTTGGCGATGCAACCGCGATCGTGCTCATGGAGCGGGTGCTGGACGGGGTTGCCCTTGCCGGTCTTGCCGCGTTTGCGATGTTTGCCCTCACCGAGCAGTGGAAGAGCCTCGGGGCGATCTCGGAAGTAATGGTCTTTATCACGTGGATCTTCGTGGCAGGCTGCCTCGTCCTCTTCTACCTTGCCATCCGGAGGCCCGATGTCATGAAGCGGATGGCAGACAAGGCCGCCCGGTTCTTTACCCGCAAGTGGGAGCCGGCCAAGGTTACGGCACTCCTCGAACGCATTGAAAAAGAGATTGCAAATTTCCACGCCGCGGTGCTCAAGTTCGTCAGGACCGCAAAAGGCGGTCTTGCCTGGGGTATGGTCTTTACCCTGCTCTACTGGGTCTCCGAGATTGTCACGGCGTCCCTGATCCTCATGGGCCTCGGCCAGCCCCCGCTCTTCTTTGAGTCGTTTGTGATCCAGCTCATCCTCGCGATCTTAATGATGCTCCCCTTAACCCCGGGCAGCTCGGGGATTGCAGAAGTCGGTGCAACCTCGATGTATGCCCTGTTCCTCCCGTCAGCCATCGTCGGGGTCTTTGTCGTCCTCTGGCGGGTCGTGCTCTATTACTTCAATATCGCGCTCGGGGTCATGTCGAGCCTTATCATCGTACGGCGCGAATCCGCAAAACCGTAA
- a CDS encoding SIMPL domain-containing protein — protein sequence MQKTRIAVCALVLFAMAMIGCVAAADTPDHVITVSGSGTVMGTPDRVTISFSVQTENSDVKLAQSSNSLAMNNVVDALAAAGVPRDQMKTTDYSITPVYQDDKGVFSSKVKTYQVTNTLRVTLKDTNQTGQIIDTAVNAGANQVDSIQFMLSDAQAQVLRNQALSKAVTNARADADTVASALNVTITGTNTADIAQSYTPVAYSQYNQAMDAAGAKMAAATPIQSGSITVTAQVTVTYNIR from the coding sequence ATGCAAAAAACAAGAATTGCGGTATGTGCCCTGGTGCTCTTCGCCATGGCAATGATCGGCTGCGTGGCCGCAGCTGACACCCCCGATCACGTTATCACGGTAAGCGGGTCCGGTACCGTTATGGGAACCCCCGACCGGGTTACGATCAGTTTCTCGGTCCAGACGGAAAACTCCGATGTCAAGCTTGCGCAGTCCAGTAACTCCCTTGCCATGAACAATGTCGTGGATGCCCTCGCGGCAGCCGGCGTACCCCGGGACCAGATGAAGACCACCGACTACTCCATCACGCCGGTGTACCAGGACGACAAGGGGGTTTTCAGCTCGAAGGTCAAGACCTACCAGGTAACAAACACCCTGCGGGTCACCTTAAAGGACACCAACCAGACCGGCCAGATCATCGACACTGCGGTGAACGCCGGTGCCAACCAGGTGGACTCGATCCAGTTCATGCTCTCCGATGCCCAGGCCCAGGTGCTCCGTAACCAGGCCCTTAGTAAGGCAGTAACAAACGCTCGTGCCGATGCGGACACGGTTGCTTCCGCGCTCAATGTGACGATCACCGGGACAAACACGGCCGATATCGCCCAGTCGTACACCCCGGTTGCCTACAGCCAGTACAACCAGGCAATGGACGCTGCAGGCGCCAAAATGGCAGCAGCGACACCCATCCAGTCCGGCAGCATCACGGTCACGGCCCAGGTAACGGTTACCTACAACATCCGCTGA
- the hisE gene encoding phosphoribosyl-ATP diphosphatase yields the protein MSATGKEPVDPAVIRELWEVICDRADHPGEASYTSRLLRDPKGIDKVLEKVGEESNEFVIAVKNGVPQRTTEEAADLLFHLLVALKAADIDLADVIHELEHRRK from the coding sequence ATGAGCGCGACAGGAAAAGAACCGGTTGACCCGGCAGTGATCCGCGAACTCTGGGAGGTCATCTGCGACCGGGCCGACCACCCGGGCGAGGCCTCGTACACGAGCCGCCTGTTACGGGACCCAAAAGGGATCGACAAGGTGCTTGAAAAGGTGGGCGAGGAATCAAACGAGTTTGTCATTGCAGTGAAAAACGGCGTGCCGCAGCGGACAACCGAGGAAGCGGCAGACCTCCTCTTCCACCTGCTTGTGGCACTCAAAGCCGCAGACATCGACCTTGCCGATGTGATCCACGAACTGGAACACCGGCGAAAATAA
- a CDS encoding RAD55 family ATPase: MIKQQMYAYKTGIPQIDMATGGFEAGTNLLLLAPALSYAEQFAYALTKPQSGEYAIMLSTNERASEVTDQFKTIGADKHYIGVIDAITKSSTPGVTDTERFMFVTNPTDLTGIGIKFSHMIETIFDGTFSGKESGLFPPPIRFCVNSISTLLMYRKLEVLYQFLHVMTAKLKKVEGFGIYVLNNEAFDERTVSLIKQLMTIVIEIKVERTDTYFRVMGIPGVNADWHKFTINNGQVVLGL; the protein is encoded by the coding sequence TGGCTACCGGAGGATTCGAGGCAGGGACAAACCTCCTCCTGCTCGCCCCGGCTCTCAGCTATGCCGAGCAGTTCGCGTACGCCCTCACCAAGCCGCAGTCAGGGGAGTACGCCATCATGCTCTCCACCAACGAACGGGCCTCGGAAGTGACCGACCAGTTCAAGACGATCGGAGCCGACAAGCACTATATCGGCGTGATCGATGCCATCACCAAGAGTTCGACCCCCGGGGTCACGGATACCGAGCGGTTCATGTTCGTCACCAACCCCACCGATCTCACCGGGATCGGGATCAAGTTCTCCCACATGATCGAGACAATCTTCGACGGGACCTTCTCGGGGAAGGAGTCCGGGCTCTTCCCGCCGCCGATCCGGTTCTGCGTCAACTCGATCTCGACGCTCCTCATGTACCGGAAACTCGAAGTCCTCTACCAGTTCCTGCACGTGATGACGGCCAAACTCAAGAAAGTCGAGGGCTTTGGGATCTACGTGCTCAACAACGAGGCGTTTGACGAGAGGACGGTCTCGCTCATCAAGCAGCTGATGACCATCGTGATCGAGATCAAGGTCGAACGGACGGATACCTATTTCCGGGTGATGGGGATCCCCGGGGTGAACGCGGACTGGCACAAGTTCACGATCAATAACGGCCAGGTGGTGCTTGGATTATGA